The Syntrophorhabdus sp. genome segment TATCCCCTCGAGGCGCGTCACCTGCTGGCCGGGGGGGATGTCTGTGAGGAAGCCGCTCAAGGGTTTCTTGAGGGCGGGGTGGATGAGGCCGGGGTCTATCTCTATAAGGGGGACTATGGCGAACCTTCTGCGGTGGAGTTCCC includes the following:
- a CDS encoding 2-amino-4-hydroxy-6-hydroxymethyldihydropteridine diphosphokinase, yielding ELHRRRFAIVPLIEIDPGLIHPALKKPLSGFLTDIPPGQQVTRLEGINYGEE